The sequence below is a genomic window from Dyadobacter chenwenxiniae.
ATGTTGTGGTTTCCCATTTCGCATTAGGATTACCAAATGAAGATGCATCATATCCGATCGTTGGCTGGCTTGGTGAACCGTCAATGGGATAACCGGCATGGAATATATCAGCACGGTAAGTGGTAAACGCATTGTAATCCCCGATTTTCTGGTTGCCTGTCCTACCCCATCCGTAACGGATTTTAAGATCATTGATAAAGCCGAATTCTTTCATAAACATTTCCTCCGACAAGCGCCATCCTACGCTGAAGGCAGGAAACAATGCACTTCTGGAAGCCGCCTGGAAACGGGATGAAGCATCATTTCTCAGGATAAATTGCAGCAAATATTTATCCGCATAGGCATAGTTAATTTTCCCGAACTGCGAATAAAGGCTGTAATCCCTGTTTACACCGCCATAGTTTGTTGCCTTTGTCGCATCCCCAAGATTCAGATAATTAATAATTGAAGGAATTTCAAATGCATATCCCGAACGGGCTGCACCAAATTCCTCAGCAAATTCGCGGATTGCTTCTATCCCAATATAGGCGTCCACTTTATGATTAGTGCCAAAATTGCGGGAATAGCTCAATGTGTTGGTCCAAACCCACTGATAGGAATAATAATCGGTTGAAGTGGATCCGTTGTTGAAGCTCCCTTCCACATATTCCGGGTTAGCACGACCGATGTAACGACCTCTCTGGCTCACGCCGTCAATACCAAGGCTGGTTTTAATTGTCAGGTTTGGAATAATATCGAATTCACCGTACACGTTGCCAAATGCGCGCAAACGATAAGTTGTATTGTCTTTTTCACGGAAAAGTGTCGCGTAAGGATTGGAGTTGTTACCTAAATTGGCTCCTCTTGATCCGGCAAAGTTACCTGCAATGTCATAAACCGGAAGCAACGGATGGTGCTTGTAACTTCCCGAAACCGCATTTTGTTCCTGGTTGTTGCCAAATCCTCCTTTCCTGTTGTCAAAAGAAACGGCCAGGTTCTCTCCTACGCGAAGCCGTTTGCCCAAAGCAGAAAATTCCGTATTGGCACGAATCGTGTAACGGTCATATCCAATGAATTTCACAACGCCATCCTGACTAAAATAGCCAATCGACAGCGCATAGCGGCTGTTTTCTGTCCCGCCGGATGCAGATAGCTGATAGTTTTGTATGGGTGCACTTTGGGTCAGCTCGTTCCACCAATTGGTGTCCGCAGCCTTTGTAATGGCATAAATATTGCCCGGCACAAGCGAGTATTTGGCAGGATCGACTTCGGCGGTGCCCTCTTTTCCTCTGCTTGGAAATACATAATCCGGAATGGTTACCTCGCCATTTGGCCCGAATGTGTATTGGCCGTGTGAGGGTGTTTTTCCGGCATATTTATCTGCGAGATATAAATACTTGCCCAATTCCTCCGCATTCAGCGCTTCTGCGTCCTTGTATGTTTTCTGGGTTCCATAATAAGCATTAAAGGAAATCACAGGTTTGCCGATCTTACCGCGTTTGGTTGTGATGATTACAACGCCATTTGCTGCACGGGAACCGTAGATAGACGCAGATGAAGCATCTTTTAAGATTTGAATGGTCTCAATGTCGTTGGGATTCAGGTTACCCTGGTTCTCAGTCGGAACACCGTCAATAATAAACAGCGGATCATTGTTACCAATCGTACCGAAGCCCCGTATACGCACAGTCGCATTTCCGCCGGGCGTAGCGTCATTGACAATGTTAAGGCCGGATGCACGCCCCTGTAATTGCTGGGCAAAAGTGGTGGCCGGAACGGATTGCAGGTCTTTGGCATTCACCGTGGTCACCGAACCCGTGATGTCGCGCTTGGATTGAGAGCCGTAACCGGTTACAATTACTTCTTCCAATGCACTCACATCACTTGTCAGCGTTACATCGACAACAGACCTGTTTCCGATAGCAACTTCCTTTGCGGTGTAACCAATGAAAGAAATAACGATTGACTGTGCGCTGGATGGCACTTTGATGGAATACTTTCCATCTGCGTCTGTGGTGACACCGACACTTGTGGAACCCTTCAAAGTAACGGAGGCACCGGGCAGGCCTGAACCGGACTGCTCATCCATGACTTTCCCAGTAATTGTTAAATCTTGGGAAAATACATTTTGACAAATGAGAAACAGAAGTGCACTTAAGATCAGCCTGCTTCCCAGGAGAAGGTAATTTTGTTTCATCGTATCTAGTTAGGTTAATATTAGTATTACGATCAAAACTATAATTTTTAATCATTAAATAATTCAACTTTTTAACAATAGATATAATTAAATATTTATTTGCATTATTTTAATAATATAATATTAACAAGATTGAACTTTTCCTATATACGCAACCGTTTCCCAAAAAAAATTTAATCTGGTTTTAATGCGCAAACCTGGAAGTGTCAAGTTTACAAATATCAGTATATGAGCTATTTATAATATAAACAGAGTTACAAAATACAAATTCTGTTGGTTATTTCGTGAGGCTAACGAGCGAAATCAGGCGCAAAAAGCCGTCAGAATTATGTATAAAAATAGTTACATAATAAATTAGATAGATTACAATTGTAAATATGACATTTTTTACTAATATAGGAAATATTATAATTAACATACGCAAAAAGCCCTGATGAGTTAACCTCATCAGGGCTTTGTTTTGAGTGGCAGGCATTAGCCCTGTTTCACCTTAACCTTCTCTTTGTTCCTTTTGAATCAATGGCGGTTGCACTTTGGGCGTAGGCAGGCAAGAACAACACGTGCGAAGACTGCGATAAAAACGAAGAACCATAACCCAGTTCCTCGCGTCTGGTTCTGCCTCCTTTGAGTTCTAACAACACGGTCGTTTCTGTGGGCAACAACGAAACCTTTTTCGTTTCCATTCGAACCTTGTGAAACCGAACCGAATCTCTGTTCTGCGATGTAGCGGTAATCCAGTTGCTGC
It includes:
- a CDS encoding SusC/RagA family TonB-linked outer membrane protein, whose translation is MKQNYLLLGSRLILSALLFLICQNVFSQDLTITGKVMDEQSGSGLPGASVTLKGSTSVGVTTDADGKYSIKVPSSAQSIVISFIGYTAKEVAIGNRSVVDVTLTSDVSALEEVIVTGYGSQSKRDITGSVTTVNAKDLQSVPATTFAQQLQGRASGLNIVNDATPGGNATVRIRGFGTIGNNDPLFIIDGVPTENQGNLNPNDIETIQILKDASSASIYGSRAANGVVIITTKRGKIGKPVISFNAYYGTQKTYKDAEALNAEELGKYLYLADKYAGKTPSHGQYTFGPNGEVTIPDYVFPSRGKEGTAEVDPAKYSLVPGNIYAITKAADTNWWNELTQSAPIQNYQLSASGGTENSRYALSIGYFSQDGVVKFIGYDRYTIRANTEFSALGKRLRVGENLAVSFDNRKGGFGNNQEQNAVSGSYKHHPLLPVYDIAGNFAGSRGANLGNNSNPYATLFREKDNTTYRLRAFGNVYGEFDIIPNLTIKTSLGIDGVSQRGRYIGRANPEYVEGSFNNGSTSTDYYSYQWVWTNTLSYSRNFGTNHKVDAYIGIEAIREFAEEFGAARSGYAFEIPSIINYLNLGDATKATNYGGVNRDYSLYSQFGKINYAYADKYLLQFILRNDASSRFQAASRSALFPAFSVGWRLSEEMFMKEFGFINDLKIRYGWGRTGNQKIGDYNAFTTYRADIFHAGYPIDGSPSQPTIGYDASSFGNPNAKWETTTSNNLGLDATFLNDALTFEIDFWNRKTADMLFSTPITFTAGDANAPSFNVGAMTNKGIDLGISYRNTLMKGDFRYGLSANYSMYRNTVDKLDESANTKYFGAGSRVPAVTLTQAGLPLSSYYGYKVLGIFQSDEEAKAWAPYEKYNKAGKFKMADINGDGKITDDDRTVIGNPHPDFVYGINLNLGYKAFDLTVFGNGVVGNEIFNYLRYFTDFNTFQGNRAKRALYDAWQPDHKEGTVPIMDADDQISSRPSSYLVEKGTYFRLKNVQLTYTLPKVASSKIGFSNAQIYVQGQNMLTVTKYTGLNPEVQSNSQPGQDNTLGFDGGFMPVSRTFLVGLNFSF